A genomic window from Streptomyces sp. HUAS YS2 includes:
- a CDS encoding helicase associated domain-containing protein has translation AHARGELSRERVGQLEELGMIWSHAEVAFAEGLSAAGGWADEHGHLLAPADAMWEGYAVGVWLKNQRAAARQDKDTQGAGALSTTRRHALENIDPSWCPSWSVAWQRCFHLARLHIQSGQALPHEPGQVVVQGEDLGQWAGRQRRQWDSLEVAQQWLLRETLGLGPLQDSERGVAAPRRTRAEVWAANLAAARQYREREGHLEVPHRHVEKVGGDEHALGVFIANSRSRRARLAPERVEELSELGMRWG, from the coding sequence GCCCATGCGCGTGGGGAGCTGAGCCGGGAGCGGGTGGGGCAGTTGGAGGAGCTCGGCATGATCTGGTCGCATGCCGAGGTCGCGTTCGCCGAGGGGCTGTCGGCGGCAGGCGGGTGGGCGGATGAGCACGGGCATCTGTTGGCGCCGGCCGATGCCATGTGGGAGGGGTACGCGGTGGGGGTATGGCTGAAGAACCAGCGAGCGGCCGCGCGGCAGGACAAGGACACGCAAGGAGCGGGTGCGCTGAGTACTACCCGGCGGCATGCCCTGGAGAACATCGACCCGTCGTGGTGCCCTTCCTGGTCAGTTGCCTGGCAGCGGTGCTTCCACCTCGCCCGCCTCCACATCCAGAGCGGGCAGGCTCTGCCCCATGAGCCGGGACAGGTGGTGGTCCAAGGAGAGGACCTAGGACAGTGGGCCGGCCGGCAGAGGCGCCAGTGGGACAGCCTCGAGGTGGCGCAGCAATGGCTGCTGCGGGAAACACTCGGACTCGGCCCCCTTCAGGACAGCGAGCGAGGCGTGGCGGCGCCGCGGCGCACGCGGGCGGAAGTGTGGGCAGCCAACCTGGCTGCTGCCCGCCAGTACCGGGAACGGGAAGGGCACCTGGAAGTGCCCCACCGGCATGTCGAGAAGGTCGGCGGGGACGAGCACGCGCTCGGGGTGTTTATCGCCAACAGCCGCTCTCGCCGGGCACGGCTGGCGCCCGAGCGGGTCGAGGAACTGTCCGAGCTGGGGATGCGGTGGGGGTAA
- a CDS encoding TIGR02391 family protein, whose translation MGVKPGRAGGDPGQEPLPRRSSRWPTGYGSSPARARLVDAVLMPGHSTARVAVSANATEPELDEQKGLANLVKGLFSMYRNPAAHEPRLHRTVTDEELLELLTTLSMVHRRLDGAHVTP comes from the coding sequence GTGGGGGTAAAACCCGGGCGGGCGGGTGGAGATCCTGGCCAAGAACCCCTTCCACGGCGGTCAAGTCGGTGGCCGACCGGCTACGGCAGCTCACCGGCCAGGGCCCGCCTGGTCGACGCGGTACTCATGCCGGGCCACAGCACGGCCCGGGTGGCCGTCAGCGCGAACGCCACGGAGCCCGAGCTGGATGAGCAGAAGGGGCTGGCGAACCTGGTCAAGGGCCTGTTCAGCATGTACCGCAACCCGGCCGCGCACGAGCCACGGCTGCACCGCACGGTCACCGACGAGGAACTGCTGGAACTGCTCACGACGCTGTCGATGGTGCACCGACGGCTCGACGGCGCCCACGTCACGCCCTGA